From the genome of Pseudomonas putida:
GATCAGCAGGCCCATGGGCGCAGGGAGGCGGGTAAGGCTGTTCATCCGGCGATCTCCGGTGTGGCGGCGGGGGCGAAGTCGACGCGCTGGTCGAACACTTCCTTGGGGTCGAAGGTGCGCAGCACCTTGTCGCTGACGGTGTGGCGCTCGGCCAGGAACCAGTAGCTCGAGGCGTTGTGCAGCCACCATTCGATGACGGTGCCGGCCTGGTTGTCGCTGTTGAACACATAGTCGGCCCACTCGGCATCGCTGCAGGTAGCAGGGTCGGGCATGTGCTTGAACTCGCCGCCGTAGGAAAACTCGCTGATGTTGCGCGGGCCGTTCAAGGGGCAGGTCAGGATCTTCATCGTGCAGTCCTCTAGTGGCTGGCCGCGGTGGCGCCCATTTCGTTGACTTGCTGGAAGCGGCTGAAACGCTCCAGGGCGAAGGGGGCGATCATTTCCGGCACCTTGCCGCCACTGGCTACCAGTTCGGCCATGGTCTTGCCGCAGATGGGCGTGGCCTTGAAGCCCCAGGTGCCCCAGCCGGCGTCGAGGTAGTAGTTCTCGACCGGGGACAGGCCCATGATCGGGCTGTAGTCCGGGGTCATGTCGGTGATCCCCGCCCACTGGCGCATCAGCTTGGCGTTGGCCATGAACGGGAACATCTCGATGGCATGGGCCAGCAGGCTTTCCTTGAGGTCCAGGGTCGAGCGGGTGTTGTACAGCGGGTAGGGGTCGGAGCCTCCGCCGAAGACGATCTCGCCGCGGCTGGTCTGCTGCACGTAGCAGTGCAGCGCCGAGGAACTGACCAATGGATCGAGGAACGGTTTGAACGGCTGGGTGACCATGGCCTGCAGCGGGTAGGTGTGGATCGGTGCTCGAATGCCGGCCTTGGCCATCAACAGCGAACTGGCCCCGGCCACTGCTTGCACCACGCAGCCGCACTGTACGGTGCCACGGTTGGTCTTGACCGCTTCGATACGGCCGCCGCGAATTACCAGGTCCTGCACTTCGGTGAGTTGATGGATCTCCACGCCGCGCTTGGCCGCCTGCTTGGCGTAGCCCCAGGCGACGGCATCGTGGCGCGCGGTGGCGCCGTCGATGTGCCAGAGCCCGGCCAGCACCGGCAAATGGCCGGGGTCCAGATTCAGGCTGGGTACCAGTTCGCGGATCTGCTGGCGATCGATCATCTCGGTTCGTCCGCCGAAGTGCTTGTTGACCTCGGCCCGTTGGCGAAACGCGCGGACGGTGGCATCGGTGTGCGCCAGGGTGAGTTGACCACGCTCGGAATACATGATGTTGAAGTCGAATTCGTTGGACAGGTTCTGGAACATCCGCACCGACTCGGCGTAGAAGCGCACGCCCTCGCTGGTGAGGTAGTTGGAGCGAATCACCGCGGTGTTGCGCGCGGTGTTGCCACCGCCCAGATAGGCTTTCTCCAGCACAGCGATGTTGCTCACGCCGTGGTACTTGGCCAGGTAATAGGCCGTGGCCAGGCCATGGCCGCCACCGCCTATGATCACCACGTCATAGCGCGGCTTGAGTTCGCAGGGTGGCGGCAGGTCGACCTCCACCGGGTAGTCGGCGCTCAGGCCGTATTTCAGCAGGGCGAAAGGCATGCGGTGCGCTCCTGGTGGGTGGCCTGTTGTTGCAGGTCGAGGGCGATCAAGGTGTTCTTCATCAGGTAGGCGATGGTCATCGGCCCCACGCCACCGGGGACCGGCGTGATGGCCGCGACCTGAGGCAGGGCGGACGCGAAATCGACGTCGCCGACCAGGCGGCTGTGCCCGCCTTCATCGATACGGTTGATGCCGACGTCGATCACCACCGCTCCGGGTTTGAGCCAGTCAGCGCCGATCAGACGCGGTTTGCCGACGGCGGCCACGAGGATGTCCGCCTGGCGGCACAAGGCCGGCAGGTCGCGGCTACGCGAGTGCACTACGGTAACCGTGCAGTCCGCTTGCAGCAGCAGTGCAGCCATTGGCTTGCCGACGATGTTCGAGCGGCCCACCACCACCGCATGCTTGCCGCTGAGTTCGCCACAGGCTTCGCGCAGCAGGCGCATGCAGGCGCTCGGCGTGCACGGCGTTAGCACATCGCGGCCCTGGGCCAGGCCGCCGACGTTCTCGCTGTGAAAGCCGTCCACGTCCTTGAGCGGGTCGATCGCCTGCAGAATACGGTGCTCGTCGATGTGCGCCGGCAGTGGCAGTTGCACGAGGATGCCGTTGACAGCCGGGTCGCGGTTGAGCCGGTCGATCAAGGTCAGCAGCTCGGCCTGGGTGGTGTCGCTCGGCAGGCGGTGCTCCAGCGACCGGATGCCCACTTCTTCGGCGCGCAGCACCTTGTTGCGCACGTACACCTGGCTGGCCGCATCCATGCCCACCAGCACCACCGCCAGGCCCGGTTGCACGTCGCGCTGGTGCAGGGCCTGGACCTGTTCGCGGACCTCGGCCAGCACCCGCGTGGCGGTGGCCTTGCCATCGATCAGCTTGATGTTGGGGGTGGCGTTCATTTGAAGATCACCGTGCGGTCGTGGTTGAGGAACACCCGGTGCTCGAGGTGGTACTTCACGGCGCGGGACAGTGCGATGGTTTCGGTGTCACGGCCGATCGCCACCAGGTCGTCGGGGGCGTAGGCATGGTCCACGCGCTGCACTTCCTGCTCGATGATCGGGCCTTCGTCGAGGTCGCAGGTTACGTAGTGCGCTGTGGCGCCGATCAGTTTCACGCCGCGCTGATAGGCTTGGTGGTAGGGCTTGGCACCCTTGAAGCCTGGCAGGAAGGAATGGTGGATATTGATCGCCCGGCCCGACAGCTGGCGGCACAGGTCATCGGAGAGGATCTGCATGTAGCGCGCCAGCACCACCAGCTCGGTGCCGGTTTCTTCGACGATGCGCATCAGCGCGGCTTCCTGCTCGGCCTTGGTTTCCTTGGTCACCGGCAGGTAGACGAAGCGAATGCCCTGACGTTCGGCCATGGGGCGCAGGTCGAGGTGGTTGGACACCACGGCGGTGATCTGCATGTCCAGCTCGCCCTTGGCGTGGCGGTAGAGCAGGTCGGACAGGCAGTGGTCGAACTTGCTGACCATCAGCAGCACGCGCATGGGGCGGGCGCTGCTGTGCAGGCTCCAGTCCATGTCGAAACGCTGGGCCACGTCGGCGAAGCCGGCTTGCAGCTGCGCAGTGTCGCCCGTGCAACCGGTGTTGTAGCGGAATACGGCACGCATGAAGAAGCGGCTGTTGTCCTCGTCGTCGAACTGCGCCATTTCACTGATGTAGCAACCTTGCTCGGCCAGGTAGGTGGTCACCGCGGCGACGATGCCGGAAACGGCGGGGCAGCTGACGCGCAGGATGAAGTGGTCGGGAGCGGGATGCATGTCGGGGGCCTCGTGGTGAAGTAGGGCAGGTCGGCACAAGGGCGAAAAGCTTCGCGGGCGGCGAAGGATGTTTCTTGTTAGGAATATAAATTTCCTTTAGGCGATTTATAGGCGAAGACAAGGGTGGCGGTCTAGGGGTTTGTGAAAATTTTTTACTTGGGAGGAATATTCACCCAGCTAGCAGGGGTCGGCGATAGGGCCGGGAACGGCTATGCTTGGCCCATGAGCACACCTCTTCCTTGGCGTCAGCCCTGTCCTCCGGGTGCGTGTGATTGCGGCCGTGACGAGTTGGCCGAACAATCGCCGTCGGCCCAGCGCATCCTCCTGCTGACCCGCCAGGAGGAAAAACGCCTGCTCGAGCGCCTGGAAAACCTCCAGGACCTAGAGGACCTGCAACGGCTGCAAATGCGCATGTTCGAGAACCTCGGTATCCGCGTGCACATCACCCCCGGCTACAACGAAGTGCGCACCATGCGTGGCATCGTCATCGAGCTCGAAGCCCAGCCGGGCCTGTGTCGCAGGACCCGACAATCGATCCCCGCCGCCATCCGCCGGGGGCTGGAGCGCAATCCCCAGGTCGCCTATCGCTTGCTGGATGCCCACGACCTGTTGCGCGATGCCTGACGGCCAAGGCTAACGTACTAATTTTTCCTATCTGTCCTACGTCTACTTGAGAGCCTTCCTACACCAAGCGTGTGTCGGCATCTTTCACTCAAGGAGACAGGCAATGACTTCCGTTTTCGACCGCGACGATATCCAGTTCCAGGTAGTGGTCAACCACGAAGAGCAATATTCCATCTGGCCCGACTATAAGACGATTCCCAATGGCTGGCGCGCCGTGGGCAAGAGCGGACTGAAGAAGGAGTGTCTGGCCTATATCGACGAGGTCTGGACCGACATGCGCCCGCTCAGCCTGCGCAAGAAGATGGCAGAAGCCGCGGCGCAGTGAGCACGCTGAACCTGCTGTGCCTGCCTTACTCCGGTGCCAGCGCCATGGTCTACAGCCGCTGGCGGCGCAAGCTGCCGGCCTGGGTGCAAGTGCGTCCGGTAGAGCTGCCTGGGCGCGGCGTGCGCATGGGCGAGCCGTTGCAGACCGACATGCGGGCGCTGGCCCGGCAACTGGCCGGCGAGCAGCGTCTGGCAGCGAGTACGCCCTATGCCGTGTTGGGGCATAGCCTCGGTGCGCTGCTGGCGTTCGAGCTGGCGCACGAGCTGCAAGCCTTGGGCTGCCCGCCACCACGGGCGCTGTTCGCCTGTGGCACGGCAGCGCCAACCCGTCGCGAAGACTACGATGGCGCTCAGTGGCGTGAGCCCAAGACCGATCAGCAACTGGTCGGCGACCTGCGCGAGTTGGGCGGCACCCGGGAGGAAGTGCTCGGCAATGCCGAGCTGATGGAGTTGACCCTGCCTATCCTGCGCGCCGACTTTCTCCTCTGTGGCCGCTACGCCTATCGCCAGCGCTCGCCCTTGCAATGCCCGCTGCATGTATTGGCTGGCCAGACGGACCGGGCCAGCGAGGCGCAGTTGCTGGCCTGGCGCCAGGAGAGCCAGGGCGCGTTTTCGCTGCATTGGTTCCCGGGAGGACACTTCTTCATCCACGAGCACGAGGATCGCGTGCTGGGCATTCTTGCCGGCGCATTGGAACCGCTGCGCTTGAGTGCTTGATTGACGTCTTCGCCTGCCTGGGGGAGGCTAGACGCTTTCCCAGGCAAGGGGCAGGCAATGCTGATCGTTCCACACAAGGCCACGCGGCTGACCGTCGACACCCATCTGCTCGGTGAGCAGCCCTGAACGGCCGGCTACTGGCGCTCGGCCTGCTGGGCCTGGCGTTGTTGCAAGGGTGTGCCGGACGCCACGAGGAGGAGCCCGAGGCAGATCCTGCCAAGGTGCGTGCCCAGCTGATGCGTCTGTTGCCGGCCCAGGCCAAGGACCGCGCCGGTTGGGCCAAGGATATCCAGGTGGCGTTCGAAGCCCAGCGTATCGCGCCGAGCAAGAGCAATCTGTGCGCGGTGCTGGCGGTGACCGAGCAGGAGTCGACGTTCAGTGCCGACCCCCAGGTGCCCGGGCTGGGGCGTATCGCCCGCGAGGAAATCGACCGACGCGCCGCACGCCTGCACATCCCGCGGATAGTGGTCGATGGTGCCCTGAAAACGCCCTCGGGCAACGGCCAGACCTACCAGCAGCGCCTGCTGGCCGTACGCAGCGAGAAAGAGTTGAGCGCACTGTACGACGAATTCATTGCCCGGCTACCCCTGGGCAAGACGCTGCTCGACGGCCTCAACCCGGTGCATACCGGAGGGCCGATGCAGGTGAGCATCGACTTTGCGCAAAAGCACGCCAAGGACTACCCGTACACCTACGGCGGCACCCTTCGCCAGGAAGTCTTCACTCGGCGCGGTGGCATGTATTTCGGCATCGCGCACTTGCTCGGCTATCCCGCTAACTACGAACGTCAGCTCTATCGCTTCGCCGACTTCAATGCGGGCTGGTACGCCAGCCGCAATGCGGCGTTCCAGGCGGCCTTGAGCAAGGTGACTGGAGCCGATCTAGCGTTGGATGGCGACCTGATAGCGCCTGGCGCGATCCTGCCAGGTACGACCGAGCGGGCGGCGCGGAGCCTGGGCGAGAAGCTGGGGCTGCGCAATCCGCAGATCCGCAACCAGCTGGAGCTGGGTGAAAGCTTGGTATTCGAGGACAGCAAGCTGTACAGCGGAGTGTTCGCCCTGGCCGATGGGGCGGCTGGCAAGCCGGTGCCGCGAGCGGTGCTGCCTGGGATCGAGCTGCAGAGCCCGAAGATCACGCGCAAGCTGACCACGGCGTGGTTTGCGGGGAGGGTGGATGAGCGGTATCAGCGGTGCATGAAGCGGTAATTTCGGCTGGCTGTCATGGCCTCTTCGCGGGCAAGCCCGCTCCCACAGGTACAGCACAGGTTTCGAAGCTGCACGATCCCTGTGGGAGCGGGCTTGCCCGCGAAGAGGCCATAACGGCCATCCTCAACGCTTGGTCAATGCCCCGACAATCAGCCCGACACTGGCCTTGAGCCCCGCCAGCGCGTCCTCCGGGTCGCTTTCCACCACGACCAGCTTCACCCCGGCCGCCTTGATCACCTCAGCCACCGCCGCATCCGGCTGGCGATGGTCGATGACCAGCGCGACATCCTGGGTTTTCAGGTTCTCGCCCAGCGCCTCGAGCGTCGCCTTGTCCCACTTGCCGTCGGCAGGCAGCGGCGGGTCCACCACATCCAGGTTCATCCCGCTGGCCAGGTAGCCAAGGCGTTCGGACAGGCTGACCACGGTCAGGTTATCGACCTCGGCCAAACGGGTCTGGCTGCTGGCGCTGAGCTCCAGCAACTGGCGCTTGATCCCTGCCAGGTTACCCTGGATTTTCGCCTTGTCGGCAGGCGCCAGACGCTCCAGGTCATTGGCGAGCACGTCTGCCATGCGCCCGAGGTTGGTCGGGTTCAGCCACGGAAACGCCTCGTAGGCATCGTCGCCGCTCACCGCGATGCCGGGCAATGCACCATCTACCGGACGCGCCGCATCGATTTCGACGATGCGGATGTTGCTGCGCCGCGCCATGGGGTACAGCGGATCGTCACGCCAGATCGAGCGTACGCCGATCACGGCGTCGGCCTGGGTGGCCGCCTTGGCCAGGCTGGCACCGCCACGGCTGCTGAAGTACGACGGCTGGCGGCTGGCCGGCAGATTGGCCGGGGCGGCGCGCTTGAGTTCCACCGAGGTGCCGTCGAGCAGCGTACTGGCCAGGCTATGCGTGACCGGCAGGGTGGTCAGCACCTGGGTGGCGAAGGTCAGGGACGGCAGGCCGGCCAGGGCCAGCGCCAGGGTAAGGCGTTTGAGGTTCATGCCGGGTTTCCTTGCAGGCGTGGAACGAGGGCGCGGGCCAGGGCGGCGAGGGCGAAACAGATGCCAGCGACCAGGATGATCGCTGCACCCGAGGGTACCGGAAGGTCGAGGGTGATCGGCAGCAGGATGCCCAGCAGGGTGCTGACGGTGGCGATTGCGACCGACGTGAAGAAAAAGCCTTTGAGCGACTGGCTGACCAGGCGTGCAGCGGCGGCGGGTATCACCAGCAGGGCGCCGACCAGAATGGCACCGATCACCTTGACCGAGGCCACGGTCACCAGGGTCACCAGCACCACGAACAGGTAGTCCAGCGTTTTCACCGCCACTGCGCGCACGGCGGCCAGTTGTGGGTTGAAGCTGGCCAGCATGATGCGATTGAAAAGCGGCAGGGCCAGCGCCAGCACCAGCACCGCGACGACGCCGAGCACCACCAGGTCCTGGCCGCTGACGGTCAGCACCGAGCCGAACAGCACGTTCTCGAGAATGTGCACGTTGATCTTGCCGGCCAGCATCAGCAGCAGGCTGGCCCCGAGGGCCAGGGACACCGAGAGGAACACGCCGATCAGCGTGTCCGGCGAAAGCCCGGTGCGATTGCGCAGGAAGTTGAGCAGGATGCCGAACAGTAGGCAGTAGCCGAACAGGCTGCCGTAGGGGCCGGTATAGGGCTCGCCGAGCAGGATGCCGATCGCTACCCCGGTCAGGGCGGCATGGCCGACGGCTTCGGAGAAGAAGGCAAAGCGCTTGACCACCACCAAGGTGCCCAGGCCGCCCAGTACCGGGCCGATCATCAGGCCAGCGAGCAGGGCGTTGATCACGAAACCGTAGGCCAGGGCCTCGGGCAGGTAGCCAGCGCCGGCCCATTCCTGGACCCACTGGCGGAATGCTTCATAAGTCATCAGGCGAGGCTCTCGCTGCGCGGGTGGACGGAAAACAGGCTGAGCAGGCGCTCCGGGGTCAGGGCCTGGGCAGGCGGGGCGTCGAACAGCACTCGGCGGCTCAGGCCGGTGACGCGGTCGGCCAGGCGCAACACGGCGGCCAGGTCGTGCTCGATCCAAAGCACCGTGGTGCCGGCCTGGCGCCAGCCCTGCAGCAGTTGCTCGAATACCTGAATGCCGGCTTCATCAAGCGCCGACATCGGTTCGTCCAGCACCAGCAGTTGAGGCGCCGGGATCAGCCCCTGGGCCAGCAGCACGCGCTGACGCTCGCCACCGGACAACGCGCCCATGCGGCGCTTGCGCTTGTCGAGCATGCCGACCTGTGCCAGCGCTGCGTCGATTGCCGGTTGCGTGCGGCGCGACAGGCCAAGGAAGGCCGGGCGCTGCTGGCACATGGCGGCCATGAAGTCGTCCACGGTCATTGGCAGGCCGCGGTCGAACTCCAGGGCCTGGGGTACGTAGCCGATCACCTGTCGCTCGCCGGGCCAGTGCAGGGTCAACCGGCCGTGGTGCGGCATCTGCCCGAGCAGGGTCTTGATCAGCGAACTTTTGCCGCCGCCGTTGGGGCCGACGATGGCGTGCACGCTGCCGGCGGTCACGCTGAAGTCGACCTGTTCGAGGATGCGGGTGCGGCCCAGGGTCAGGTCGATCCCGGCAAAGTCGATGCGTGGCCCGCTGGCGGTCGCCAGGTTGGCGGCGGCGGTCATGCGCGATTCTCCTGGATGGCACGTACCACGGTATCCAGGTTGCGCTTCATCTCGACCTCGTACTTGTCCTTGGTGTATTCGCCATAGGAAATGTGCGTCAGCGGATACAGGCGCACGCCCGATTCGCGCTGGATGGTTTCGACGTAGGCAGAAGGAAAGTCCATTTCCGAGAAGATCACTTTCACGTCCAGCGCCTTGAGCTGGTCGATGGTTTTCTTTAACTGCGCGGGGCTTGGCTCGATGCCATGGGCCGGTTCCACCACCGCCGTGACCTCCAGGCCGAAATCGCGTACCAGATAGTCGTAGGCGGCGTGGATGGTCGCCACGCGGAAGTTGGCACCCGGCGCCTCGGTCACCTTGGCCAGGGCCTCGGCACGCAGGGCGCGCAGCCGCTTGGCGTAGGCGCGGGCGTTCTGCGTGTAGAACTTGGCGTTTTCGGGGTCGAGCTTGCCCAGTTCGCGGGCGATGTTGTTGACCTGGGCGATGGTGGTGCTGATCGACAGGAAGGTGTGCGGGTTGACGACCTTGCCGGCGCCGCGGGCGGCAATGCCGGTGGCCGCCAGCAACGGCACGTTCTGGTTGGCCTCGATGGTCTTGATATCGGGTTTTTCGCTGGCGGCGATCATGCGGTCGGCGAAGTCGTCGTGACCTACGCCGTTGAGCACCACCACGTCGAGGGTGCCAATGCGCTTGATGTCCTCGGCGCGCGGCTCGTAGGCGTGGGGGTTGAAGCCAGCCGGGATCAGCGGCACCACTTCGGCCTTGTCGCCGACGATGTTGCTCACGTAGCTGTAATAGGGGTGCAGGGTGATGCCGATGCGCAGGGGCTTGCCGTTGTCGGCCATGGCCAGCGCGGGCAGGGCGCAGGCCAGAAGCAGGGCGAGGGCGGTGCGGAACATGGAAGGAGTCCTTGGGTTCAATGACGGTGTTCGCGGGTGACCCCGGCGTCGTAATGGCTGACCACCTGGCGCCAGCCGGTGGCGATCAGGGCTTCGGCGTCCAGGCTGGCGGGAATGGCCACGGCGCTGTCGCGGCGCAGCCACACGTCGGCCTGGCCGTCAGGCGCTGTGGGTAGAAGCAGCAGGAAGCTGCCGGCGACATCGCTGTCCTGGCTGCTGCCGAGGTACGCGCCCGCCTGCAACCATTGCCATCGATGGGCGCCACGGCTCTGGCTGCCGGCGTCATCGACGAATGGCGGCAAGCCTTCTTCGGCCAGCGCTGCCACCTCGGGGACGGTGTCGTTCTCCTCACGCAGCAGTTGGATCTCGTCGAAGGCCACCCGCAGGTCGGTATAGATGCCCTGTTCGGCGGCAGTCAGGTCGCGGCGCGCATCGATCTGGTGACTGGCAATGGCCTGTTCATCCTCGCGTTCGCCACGCAGCAGCACCACGCTGGCAGCCAGGGCGACGATCAGCAGGCTGATCAGCAGCACGTAGAGCGTTTCGTGCCCGGCGCCGGCCGGGCGTACTACCTGTGTACGGCTCGGA
Proteins encoded in this window:
- a CDS encoding sarcosine oxidase subunit delta, with translation MKILTCPLNGPRNISEFSYGGEFKHMPDPATCSDAEWADYVFNSDNQAGTVIEWWLHNASSYWFLAERHTVSDKVLRTFDPKEVFDQRVDFAPAATPEIAG
- a CDS encoding FAD-dependent oxidoreductase, whose amino-acid sequence is MPFALLKYGLSADYPVEVDLPPPCELKPRYDVVIIGGGGHGLATAYYLAKYHGVSNIAVLEKAYLGGGNTARNTAVIRSNYLTSEGVRFYAESVRMFQNLSNEFDFNIMYSERGQLTLAHTDATVRAFRQRAEVNKHFGGRTEMIDRQQIRELVPSLNLDPGHLPVLAGLWHIDGATARHDAVAWGYAKQAAKRGVEIHQLTEVQDLVIRGGRIEAVKTNRGTVQCGCVVQAVAGASSLLMAKAGIRAPIHTYPLQAMVTQPFKPFLDPLVSSSALHCYVQQTSRGEIVFGGGSDPYPLYNTRSTLDLKESLLAHAIEMFPFMANAKLMRQWAGITDMTPDYSPIMGLSPVENYYLDAGWGTWGFKATPICGKTMAELVASGGKVPEMIAPFALERFSRFQQVNEMGATAASH
- the folD gene encoding bifunctional methylenetetrahydrofolate dehydrogenase/methenyltetrahydrofolate cyclohydrolase FolD, which encodes MNATPNIKLIDGKATATRVLAEVREQVQALHQRDVQPGLAVVLVGMDAASQVYVRNKVLRAEEVGIRSLEHRLPSDTTQAELLTLIDRLNRDPAVNGILVQLPLPAHIDEHRILQAIDPLKDVDGFHSENVGGLAQGRDVLTPCTPSACMRLLREACGELSGKHAVVVGRSNIVGKPMAALLLQADCTVTVVHSRSRDLPALCRQADILVAAVGKPRLIGADWLKPGAVVIDVGINRIDEGGHSRLVGDVDFASALPQVAAITPVPGGVGPMTIAYLMKNTLIALDLQQQATHQERTACLSPC
- the purU gene encoding formyltetrahydrofolate deformylase codes for the protein MHPAPDHFILRVSCPAVSGIVAAVTTYLAEQGCYISEMAQFDDEDNSRFFMRAVFRYNTGCTGDTAQLQAGFADVAQRFDMDWSLHSSARPMRVLLMVSKFDHCLSDLLYRHAKGELDMQITAVVSNHLDLRPMAERQGIRFVYLPVTKETKAEQEAALMRIVEETGTELVVLARYMQILSDDLCRQLSGRAINIHHSFLPGFKGAKPYHQAYQRGVKLIGATAHYVTCDLDEGPIIEQEVQRVDHAYAPDDLVAIGRDTETIALSRAVKYHLEHRVFLNHDRTVIFK
- a CDS encoding MbtH family protein; protein product: MTSVFDRDDIQFQVVVNHEEQYSIWPDYKTIPNGWRAVGKSGLKKECLAYIDEVWTDMRPLSLRKKMAEAAAQ
- a CDS encoding thioesterase II family protein; this translates as MSTLNLLCLPYSGASAMVYSRWRRKLPAWVQVRPVELPGRGVRMGEPLQTDMRALARQLAGEQRLAASTPYAVLGHSLGALLAFELAHELQALGCPPPRALFACGTAAPTRREDYDGAQWREPKTDQQLVGDLRELGGTREEVLGNAELMELTLPILRADFLLCGRYAYRQRSPLQCPLHVLAGQTDRASEAQLLAWRQESQGAFSLHWFPGGHFFIHEHEDRVLGILAGALEPLRLSA
- a CDS encoding DUF1615 domain-containing protein, whose protein sequence is MNGRLLALGLLGLALLQGCAGRHEEEPEADPAKVRAQLMRLLPAQAKDRAGWAKDIQVAFEAQRIAPSKSNLCAVLAVTEQESTFSADPQVPGLGRIAREEIDRRAARLHIPRIVVDGALKTPSGNGQTYQQRLLAVRSEKELSALYDEFIARLPLGKTLLDGLNPVHTGGPMQVSIDFAQKHAKDYPYTYGGTLRQEVFTRRGGMYFGIAHLLGYPANYERQLYRFADFNAGWYASRNAAFQAALSKVTGADLALDGDLIAPGAILPGTTERAARSLGEKLGLRNPQIRNQLELGESLVFEDSKLYSGVFALADGAAGKPVPRAVLPGIELQSPKITRKLTTAWFAGRVDERYQRCMKR
- a CDS encoding metal ABC transporter solute-binding protein, Zn/Mn family, coding for MNLKRLTLALALAGLPSLTFATQVLTTLPVTHSLASTLLDGTSVELKRAAPANLPASRQPSYFSSRGGASLAKAATQADAVIGVRSIWRDDPLYPMARRSNIRIVEIDAARPVDGALPGIAVSGDDAYEAFPWLNPTNLGRMADVLANDLERLAPADKAKIQGNLAGIKRQLLELSASSQTRLAEVDNLTVVSLSERLGYLASGMNLDVVDPPLPADGKWDKATLEALGENLKTQDVALVIDHRQPDAAVAEVIKAAGVKLVVVESDPEDALAGLKASVGLIVGALTKR
- a CDS encoding metal ABC transporter permease, whose product is MTYEAFRQWVQEWAGAGYLPEALAYGFVINALLAGLMIGPVLGGLGTLVVVKRFAFFSEAVGHAALTGVAIGILLGEPYTGPYGSLFGYCLLFGILLNFLRNRTGLSPDTLIGVFLSVSLALGASLLLMLAGKINVHILENVLFGSVLTVSGQDLVVLGVVAVLVLALALPLFNRIMLASFNPQLAAVRAVAVKTLDYLFVVLVTLVTVASVKVIGAILVGALLVIPAAAARLVSQSLKGFFFTSVAIATVSTLLGILLPITLDLPVPSGAAIILVAGICFALAALARALVPRLQGNPA
- a CDS encoding metal ABC transporter ATP-binding protein, with product MTAAANLATASGPRIDFAGIDLTLGRTRILEQVDFSVTAGSVHAIVGPNGGGKSSLIKTLLGQMPHHGRLTLHWPGERQVIGYVPQALEFDRGLPMTVDDFMAAMCQQRPAFLGLSRRTQPAIDAALAQVGMLDKRKRRMGALSGGERQRVLLAQGLIPAPQLLVLDEPMSALDEAGIQVFEQLLQGWRQAGTTVLWIEHDLAAVLRLADRVTGLSRRVLFDAPPAQALTPERLLSLFSVHPRSESLA
- a CDS encoding metal ABC transporter substrate-binding protein — protein: MFRTALALLLACALPALAMADNGKPLRIGITLHPYYSYVSNIVGDKAEVVPLIPAGFNPHAYEPRAEDIKRIGTLDVVVLNGVGHDDFADRMIAASEKPDIKTIEANQNVPLLAATGIAARGAGKVVNPHTFLSISTTIAQVNNIARELGKLDPENAKFYTQNARAYAKRLRALRAEALAKVTEAPGANFRVATIHAAYDYLVRDFGLEVTAVVEPAHGIEPSPAQLKKTIDQLKALDVKVIFSEMDFPSAYVETIQRESGVRLYPLTHISYGEYTKDKYEVEMKRNLDTVVRAIQENRA
- a CDS encoding DUF6162 family protein, which translates into the protein MSSANPSRTQVVRPAGAGHETLYVLLISLLIVALAASVVLLRGEREDEQAIASHQIDARRDLTAAEQGIYTDLRVAFDEIQLLREENDTVPEVAALAEEGLPPFVDDAGSQSRGAHRWQWLQAGAYLGSSQDSDVAGSFLLLLPTAPDGQADVWLRRDSAVAIPASLDAEALIATGWRQVVSHYDAGVTREHRH